Proteins co-encoded in one Saprospira grandis genomic window:
- a CDS encoding T9SS type A sorting domain-containing protein — protein MSKLFYFLMALFFGSSLMAQNGCDGQRYRELIFTDIDTALAVQFGENVTFNGDTQQLYMDIYYPANDQISDRPAIIWAFGGSFISGDREQLASLCHYSAQQGYVAVAIDYRLYDGPFFPLPDSFDFLDVAIKAMGDMKASVRKLREDAANGNPYQIDTNYIFAGGVSAGAITAMQAGFVDATDPIPAHIDTIIQNNGGLEGNSSSNYQYSSEIHAVINYSGALARTSWMDANDPPVFSVHDDGDDVVPYGPGFASISAGGFSVDIVYVEGSETITQKANDLGLTNGLITIPNSNDHVSYMSGGPNVPTWQDSVFDNSFLFLHNEVCGLAAGVDELSVPLVEGQVFPNPAQERVFLRLNNWPAGQLQLSLYDLQGRQLRQWAETPAQQIEIQRQQLPAGLYVLRLQLENGQRLERKVIFR, from the coding sequence ATGAGCAAGCTATTTTACTTCTTAATGGCCCTGTTTTTTGGGTCGAGCCTAATGGCTCAAAACGGCTGTGATGGGCAGCGTTATCGGGAGCTTATCTTCACTGATATTGACACGGCTTTGGCGGTACAATTTGGGGAGAACGTTACCTTTAATGGCGATACACAGCAATTGTATATGGATATTTATTATCCGGCGAATGATCAAATCAGCGATCGGCCGGCTATTATTTGGGCCTTTGGCGGCAGCTTTATTTCTGGCGATCGGGAGCAATTGGCTAGTCTTTGCCATTACTCGGCGCAGCAGGGCTATGTGGCTGTAGCCATTGATTATCGTTTGTATGATGGGCCTTTTTTTCCCTTGCCCGATTCATTTGACTTTTTAGATGTGGCCATCAAGGCGATGGGCGACATGAAAGCATCTGTCCGTAAATTGCGGGAAGATGCGGCCAATGGCAACCCTTATCAGATTGATACTAATTACATTTTTGCAGGAGGTGTTTCTGCTGGGGCAATTACAGCCATGCAAGCCGGTTTTGTAGATGCTACAGACCCCATTCCGGCTCATATTGACACGATTATTCAGAATAATGGTGGCTTAGAAGGCAACAGTTCTTCTAACTATCAGTATTCTTCTGAGATCCATGCCGTGATTAACTATTCTGGCGCTTTGGCTCGTACGAGCTGGATGGATGCCAACGATCCGCCCGTATTTTCGGTGCATGATGATGGCGATGATGTAGTGCCTTATGGTCCTGGTTTTGCCTCTATTAGTGCAGGGGGATTCAGCGTGGACATTGTCTATGTAGAGGGCAGCGAAACGATCACGCAAAAGGCCAATGATTTGGGCTTGACCAATGGGTTGATTACCATTCCGAATAGCAATGACCACGTTAGTTATATGTCTGGAGGCCCTAATGTGCCTACATGGCAAGACTCTGTTTTTGACAACAGCTTTTTGTTTTTGCACAATGAGGTTTGTGGTTTGGCTGCTGGAGTAGACGAACTTTCGGTGCCTTTGGTAGAAGGCCAAGTTTTTCCTAATCCTGCTCAAGAGCGGGTATTCCTTCGCCTCAACAACTGGCCAGCGGGGCAGCTACAGCTCTCGCTCTATGATCTTCAGGGGCGTCAGTTGCGTCAGTGGGCCGAAACGCCCGCTCAGCAGATTGAGATTCAGCGTCAGCAATTGCCTGCAGGTTTGTATGTTCTGCGTCTGCAACTAGAAAATGGGCAGCGTTTGGAACGGAAAGTGATTTTCAGATAG
- a CDS encoding ComEA family DNA-binding protein produces MAKIYTLDSADYIRLKPYIQLPGRPANFEPYERKKKKQKRRPKFDRLEINSANEQDWQELRGIGPGYARRIVKFRKALGGFHKVEQVAELYGLPDSTYQKIKGKLHCRPHNIKKINLNTATEEELKSHPYLNWKQAKAIIRWREEQEPFDGPHVLQTFFEFDDGSGNYDRLLPYLSW; encoded by the coding sequence TTGGCGAAGATTTACACCTTAGATAGTGCGGATTATATTCGCTTGAAGCCCTATATACAGTTGCCCGGGCGGCCAGCTAATTTTGAGCCCTATGAACGGAAGAAGAAAAAGCAGAAAAGGCGGCCTAAGTTTGATCGTTTAGAGATCAATTCGGCCAATGAGCAAGACTGGCAAGAGCTGCGCGGAATTGGGCCAGGCTATGCCCGAAGAATTGTAAAATTTAGAAAAGCCTTGGGCGGATTTCACAAGGTAGAGCAAGTAGCCGAGCTTTATGGTTTACCTGATTCTACCTATCAAAAAATCAAGGGGAAGCTACATTGCCGGCCACATAATATTAAGAAAATCAACTTGAATACAGCTACAGAGGAAGAGCTAAAAAGCCACCCCTACTTAAATTGGAAGCAAGCCAAGGCGATTATTCGTTGGCGAGAAGAGCAAGAACCATTTGATGGTCCACATGTCCTGCAAACCTTTTTTGAGTTTGATGATGGGAGTGGAAACTACGATCGCCTGTTGCCTTATTTGAGTTGGTAA
- a CDS encoding Rpn family recombination-promoting nuclease/putative transposase has translation MIKDRYINPLTDFGFKKLFGEAANKELLIHFLNQLLPEKHQVEDLEYLPSERLPSSFLDRKVIFDIYCTSSRGEQFIIELQRSKQNHFIDRSIFYSTFPIQEQSERGDWNFKLWPIYTICILDFKINQPNPHNRVIRYVQLKDQDKELFFEDLTYIYIELPNFTKTLDELEDLQDKWLYLFRYLAKLEDRPAALQERIFTGLFHAAEIASYSIEERQNYEVSLKKHRDIKNAIDSALEEGLEKGREEGLKEGELKAKKAMAKQMQAANLALEQIAQITGCSLEQIKNWLED, from the coding sequence AGCTACTCATCCATTTTCTCAATCAGCTGCTGCCCGAAAAGCATCAGGTGGAGGACCTCGAATATCTCCCTAGCGAACGCCTGCCTTCCAGCTTTCTGGACCGAAAAGTTATTTTTGATATCTATTGCACCAGCAGCCGAGGCGAGCAGTTTATCATCGAGCTGCAACGCAGTAAGCAAAATCATTTCATCGATCGCTCTATTTTTTATAGCACTTTCCCCATTCAAGAACAATCCGAAAGGGGCGATTGGAATTTTAAGCTTTGGCCCATTTATACGATCTGTATTCTCGATTTTAAGATCAATCAGCCCAATCCCCATAATCGAGTGATTCGCTATGTACAGCTCAAGGACCAAGATAAAGAGCTTTTCTTTGAAGACCTCACTTATATTTATATCGAGCTGCCTAATTTCACCAAAACCCTAGATGAGCTAGAAGATCTACAGGATAAATGGCTTTATCTTTTCCGTTATTTGGCCAAATTAGAAGATCGGCCAGCGGCCTTGCAAGAGCGCATTTTCACAGGGCTTTTCCATGCCGCCGAAATTGCCAGCTACTCTATTGAGGAGCGCCAAAATTATGAGGTCTCCCTCAAAAAGCATCGAGATATCAAAAATGCGATTGACAGCGCCCTAGAGGAGGGTCTAGAAAAAGGACGGGAAGAAGGCCTAAAAGAAGGTGAGCTAAAGGCCAAAAAAGCCATGGCCAAGCAAATGCAGGCCGCCAACTTAGCCCTAGAACAAATTGCCCAAATTACGGGCTGCTCTCTAGAACAAATCAAAAACTGGCTAGAGGATTAG